The following are encoded in a window of Solibacillus sp. FSL R7-0668 genomic DNA:
- a CDS encoding TetR/AcrR family transcriptional regulator: protein MNNETKKRTIEMKKDSVLKAAIRLFAEKGYDATTMAEIAKEANVGFGSVSIYFGNKEELFMACIEQPMEDFINHLLQFDTQPASYREEIQTFIQKHFELFSTQKVYLRLIVQLIGQYERFSEAFKIVNGQTEKLNAKVAQLIVNGQQENQLAEGNAEKIAISYVSLLFGLRLSYADDPSAHNWHEFSEIAIRLFGPK from the coding sequence GTGAATAATGAAACGAAAAAAAGAACGATTGAAATGAAAAAAGATAGTGTTTTAAAGGCTGCAATCCGACTATTTGCAGAAAAAGGCTATGATGCAACAACGATGGCTGAGATTGCCAAAGAGGCGAATGTTGGTTTTGGTAGTGTCTCGATTTATTTTGGTAATAAAGAAGAACTCTTTATGGCCTGTATTGAGCAACCAATGGAGGATTTTATTAATCATCTGTTGCAGTTCGATACACAGCCAGCCTCCTACAGAGAGGAAATTCAAACATTTATCCAAAAGCACTTTGAATTGTTTTCTACTCAAAAAGTTTATTTACGATTAATTGTTCAATTAATTGGACAATATGAACGCTTTTCTGAAGCTTTTAAAATAGTGAATGGACAGACAGAAAAATTAAACGCTAAAGTGGCTCAGTTAATCGTAAACGGTCAGCAGGAAAATCAGCTAGCAGAAGGAAATGCTGAAAAAATAGCTATCTCTTACGTTAGTTTACTCTTTGGGCTACGTTTATCTTATGCAGATGATCCGTCAGCGCATAATTGGCATGAATTTTCAGAAATAGCAATACGTTTATTTGGACCGAAATAG